One region of Streptomyces leeuwenhoekii genomic DNA includes:
- a CDS encoding SAV_6107 family HEPN domain-containing protein, translating into MAYPSAAAARRRRASGPAPSPSGPASDVHPVLRRAAAPPAALDLLAKARAGLEEATVLETPNERYATAHLAALRTAAAVLAARGRPEATPRARARIRSAWEVLPEIAPELSEWSALFASGAGRRARAEAGIEGAAGSRDADDLIRDAAMFLRLVERMLNLQPVLPQPRPDADRDRAEGGARGGGLPDTG; encoded by the coding sequence ATGGCTTACCCCTCCGCAGCCGCCGCCCGCCGGCGCCGCGCCTCCGGCCCTGCCCCCTCACCGTCCGGCCCCGCGAGCGACGTGCACCCCGTGCTGCGCCGGGCAGCGGCCCCGCCCGCCGCGCTGGACCTGCTCGCCAAGGCCCGCGCCGGCCTGGAGGAGGCGACCGTCCTGGAGACCCCCAACGAGCGGTACGCCACGGCCCACCTCGCCGCCCTGCGCACCGCCGCCGCCGTGCTGGCCGCGCGCGGGCGGCCGGAGGCCACGCCCCGCGCCCGGGCCCGCATCCGCAGCGCCTGGGAGGTGCTGCCGGAGATCGCGCCCGAGCTCTCCGAGTGGAGCGCGCTGTTCGCCTCGGGCGCCGGGCGCCGCGCCCGGGCCGAGGCCGGGATCGAGGGCGCGGCCGGCAGCCGTGACGCCGACGACCTGATCCGGGACGCGGCGATGTTCCTGCGCCTGGTCGAGCGGATGCTGAACCTCCAGCCGGTCCTGCCCCAGCCGCGCCCGGACGCGGACCGGGACCGGGCGGAGGGAGGCGCCCGCGGCGGCGGCCTCCCGGACACGGGCTGA
- a CDS encoding methyltransferase encodes MSDPMRPRASLRTAVVWEVLKDALDRRVKATGRQALDVLDTGGGSGKFAVPVARLGHRVTVVDPSPNALFALERRAAEAGVADRVQGVQGDAHGLFDVAERGGYDAVLCHGVLEYVDDPAEGVRNAVAALRFEGFLSLLAAGLGGAVLARALAGHFTEAKRALEDPNGRWGSGDPMPRRFTAEQLTGLVEGAGLRVGAVHGVRVFSDLVPGVLVDTEPGALEALLKLEAAAAELPAFHSVATQLHVLGETGATAGDGGA; translated from the coding sequence GTGTCGGACCCGATGCGCCCCCGCGCTTCCCTCCGTACCGCCGTGGTCTGGGAGGTCCTGAAGGACGCCCTCGACCGCCGGGTCAAGGCGACGGGTCGCCAGGCGCTCGACGTCCTGGACACCGGAGGCGGCAGCGGCAAGTTCGCCGTGCCCGTGGCCCGCCTCGGCCACCGCGTCACCGTCGTCGACCCCAGCCCCAACGCGCTGTTCGCCCTGGAGCGCCGCGCCGCCGAGGCCGGTGTCGCCGACCGGGTGCAGGGCGTCCAGGGAGACGCCCACGGCCTCTTCGACGTCGCCGAGCGCGGCGGCTACGACGCGGTGCTGTGCCACGGCGTCCTGGAGTACGTCGACGACCCGGCCGAGGGCGTCCGCAACGCGGTGGCCGCCCTGCGCTTCGAGGGCTTCCTGAGCCTGCTCGCCGCCGGACTGGGCGGCGCCGTGCTGGCCCGCGCCCTCGCCGGCCACTTCACCGAGGCCAAGCGGGCCCTGGAGGACCCGAACGGGCGCTGGGGCTCGGGTGATCCCATGCCGCGCCGCTTCACCGCCGAACAGCTCACCGGCCTGGTCGAGGGCGCGGGCCTGCGGGTCGGCGCCGTGCACGGGGTGCGGGTCTTCTCCGACCTGGTCCCCGGCGTGCTGGTGGACACCGAGCCCGGGGCCCTGGAGGCGCTGCTGAAGCTGGAGGCCGCGGCGGCCGAGCTCCCGGCGTTCCACTCCGTGGCCACCCAGCTCCATGTGCTCGGTGAGACGGGAGCGACCGCCGGGGACGGCGGGGCCTGA
- a CDS encoding DUF3040 domain-containing protein, with protein MPLSEHEQRMLEQMERALYAEDPKFASALEGSGLRTYTRRRVYQAVAGFLVGIALLMAGMVAKQVWLSVVGFLVMLGCAVLAVTGWRKAPKPGEQQPAAGGPHARRQARQRRSMMDRIEERWQRRRDEQGH; from the coding sequence GTGCCGCTCTCGGAGCACGAGCAGCGCATGCTCGAGCAGATGGAGCGAGCGCTGTACGCCGAAGATCCCAAGTTCGCGTCGGCGCTTGAGGGAAGCGGGCTGCGTACGTACACCCGGCGGCGGGTCTACCAGGCGGTCGCGGGCTTCCTCGTAGGTATTGCGCTCCTCATGGCCGGAATGGTCGCCAAGCAGGTCTGGCTCAGTGTGGTGGGCTTCCTCGTCATGCTGGGGTGCGCGGTCCTCGCCGTGACCGGCTGGCGCAAGGCTCCCAAGCCGGGCGAGCAGCAGCCGGCGGCCGGTGGCCCGCACGCCCGCCGTCAGGCACGGCAGCGGCGCTCCATGATGGACCGCATCGAAGAGCGCTGGCAGCGGCGCCGAGACGAACAGGGCCATTGA
- a CDS encoding transglutaminase TgpA family protein, which translates to MSGQGRLALSAWAATLLAACALLPLVDPSTWILQAAGLLAIQSGTGAACRRVPLARPLTVAVQGVVLLVLLTVAFAREQALAWLVPGPRAFGHFGDLLRQGADDIARYAIPAPLESDGIRLMLVGGVLVIGLLVDTLAVTFRAAAPAGLPLLALYSVAAGLSDGGADWLWFLLAAAGYLMLLLTEGRERLAQWGRVFGGAPRTPGGEPGGALAPVRTGRRIGAVVLGIALVVPLALPAMDGGLLGGTGAGIGSGSGNGGTISAVNPLVSLRDSLNVDEDRQVLSVRTDSGDLSGLYLRIVSLDDFDGSTWKPSRRQITAVPDGTFPAPPGLGPDIRRARVRTTIAAAEWYAQDWLPMPYPPSGVRVGGNWRYEPVGMTLVGDHGQNTRGLTYEVESLDVQPTAEQLAGAPRPPAALAREYTELPDSLPAVVSRTARAITAGAAGDYERAVRLQEYFALTGGFRYDTRVQVGSGSQAIARFLRDKEGFCIHFSFAMAAMARSLGIPARVAVGFAPGSPTADGSVAVTLRDAHAWPELYFEGVGWTRFEPTPTRGTMPSYTVPDVPGATLPDVARPSREASAAPSAAPSSSESCTAQQKKVEGCADRSTQAAPAEDDDGRKWYVVPAWILGALAVLVIPLAPLLWRQRARRVRLGAHGRTEADTAPRTLAAWRELTDAAWDFGITPDESRTPRQAAARIARLGRLDAPAEAAVHRVADAVEQVLYAPRPRPAAGLADDVRRVTAGLRASADRGARLRARFAPRSAVRLVWAVTAWWAGVRARAAAVRPALRRPSRQRG; encoded by the coding sequence ATGAGCGGGCAGGGACGACTGGCACTGTCCGCGTGGGCGGCCACGCTGCTGGCGGCCTGCGCGCTGCTGCCGCTGGTCGACCCCTCCACCTGGATCCTCCAGGCCGCCGGGCTGCTGGCGATCCAGTCCGGGACGGGCGCGGCGTGCCGGCGGGTGCCGCTGGCCCGGCCGCTGACCGTGGCCGTCCAGGGCGTGGTCCTGCTGGTGCTGCTGACGGTGGCCTTCGCCCGCGAGCAGGCCCTGGCCTGGCTGGTGCCCGGCCCGCGCGCCTTCGGCCACTTCGGCGACCTGCTGCGACAGGGCGCCGACGACATCGCGCGGTACGCGATCCCCGCCCCGCTGGAGTCCGACGGCATCCGGCTGATGCTGGTCGGCGGGGTCCTGGTGATCGGGCTGCTGGTGGACACGCTCGCGGTGACGTTCCGCGCCGCGGCGCCGGCCGGGTTGCCGCTGCTGGCGCTGTACTCGGTGGCCGCGGGACTGTCCGACGGCGGCGCCGACTGGCTGTGGTTCCTGCTCGCGGCGGCCGGCTATCTGATGCTGCTGCTGACCGAGGGGCGGGAGCGGCTCGCCCAGTGGGGGCGGGTCTTCGGCGGGGCGCCGCGCACCCCGGGCGGTGAGCCGGGCGGTGCCCTCGCCCCGGTCCGCACCGGGCGGCGCATCGGCGCGGTGGTGCTGGGCATCGCCCTGGTGGTGCCCCTCGCCCTGCCCGCGATGGACGGCGGCCTGCTCGGCGGTACCGGTGCGGGCATCGGCTCCGGCTCCGGGAACGGCGGCACGATCTCCGCGGTGAATCCGCTGGTCTCCCTGCGGGACAGTCTCAACGTGGACGAGGACCGCCAGGTGCTGTCGGTGCGGACCGACTCCGGCGACCTGTCCGGCCTGTATCTGCGGATCGTGTCCCTGGACGACTTCGACGGCAGCACCTGGAAGCCGTCCAGACGGCAGATCACCGCGGTGCCGGACGGCACCTTCCCCGCTCCGCCCGGTCTCGGCCCCGACATCCGGCGCGCGCGGGTCCGGACGACGATCGCCGCGGCGGAATGGTACGCCCAGGACTGGCTGCCGATGCCGTATCCGCCGAGCGGTGTGCGGGTGGGCGGCAACTGGCGCTACGAGCCCGTCGGCATGACCCTGGTCGGTGATCACGGCCAGAACACACGGGGCCTGACCTACGAGGTCGAGAGCCTGGACGTGCAACCGACCGCGGAGCAGCTCGCCGGGGCCCCGAGGCCGCCTGCGGCGCTGGCGCGCGAGTACACCGAGCTGCCCGACTCGCTGCCGGCGGTGGTCTCCCGCACCGCCCGCGCCATCACCGCGGGGGCGGCCGGGGACTACGAGCGGGCGGTCAGGCTCCAGGAGTACTTCGCGCTCACCGGCGGCTTCCGGTACGACACCCGGGTGCAGGTCGGCAGCGGTTCGCAGGCGATCGCCCGCTTCCTGCGGGACAAAGAGGGCTTCTGCATCCACTTCTCCTTCGCGATGGCGGCGATGGCCCGCTCCCTGGGGATCCCGGCGCGCGTCGCGGTCGGCTTCGCGCCGGGCTCTCCGACGGCGGACGGCTCGGTGGCGGTGACGCTGCGCGACGCGCACGCCTGGCCCGAGCTGTACTTCGAGGGTGTGGGCTGGACCCGCTTCGAACCCACCCCCACCCGCGGCACGATGCCGTCGTACACCGTGCCGGACGTGCCCGGTGCCACGCTCCCGGACGTCGCGCGGCCGTCCCGGGAGGCGTCGGCGGCGCCCTCGGCCGCGCCGTCGTCGAGCGAGAGCTGCACGGCGCAGCAGAAGAAGGTGGAGGGGTGCGCCGACCGGTCCACGCAGGCGGCGCCGGCCGAGGACGACGACGGCCGGAAGTGGTACGTGGTGCCGGCGTGGATCCTCGGCGCGCTCGCCGTGCTGGTGATCCCGCTGGCACCGCTGCTGTGGCGGCAGCGGGCACGGAGAGTGCGGCTGGGGGCGCACGGCCGCACCGAGGCCGATACGGCACCGCGCACCCTGGCGGCCTGGCGGGAGCTGACCGACGCGGCGTGGGACTTCGGGATCACCCCGGACGAGTCGCGGACCCCGCGCCAGGCCGCGGCCCGGATCGCCCGCCTGGGGCGTCTGGACGCGCCGGCCGAGGCGGCGGTGCACCGGGTGGCGGACGCCGTGGAGCAGGTCCTCTACGCCCCGCGGCCCCGTCCGGCGGCGGGACTGGCGGACGATGTGCGCCGGGTGACCGCCGGTCTGCGGGCGTCGGCCGACCGGGGCGCGCGGCTGCGAGCGCGGTTCGCCCCGCGTTCGGCGGTGCGGCTGGTCTGGGCGGTGACGGCCTGGTGGGCCGGTGTCCGGGCGCGCGCCGCCGCCGTACGCCCGGCCCTGCGCAGGCCGTCGCGGCAGCGGGGCTGA
- a CDS encoding DUF58 domain-containing protein: protein MTTGGTGRAEEDRGGVRTALAGLTTRGRSFLAAGVAAAVCAYVLGQSDLLRVGLLLAALPLVCATVLYRTRYRVAGSRRLSPARVPATGEARVHLRVENVSRLPTGLLMLQDRVPYVLGPRPRFVLDRVEAGGRREVSYRVRSDLRGRYPLGPLQLRLSDPFGMCELTRSFSAYDTLVVTPRVEPLPPVRMGGEAKGYGEGRQRSLALAGEDDVIPRGYRYGDDLRRVHWRSTARHGELMVRREEQPQRARCTVLLDTRGGAYEGAGPDSAFEWAVTGAASVLVHMLERGFSVRLLTDTGSVVPGEGADGFAGASQQSADAAGLMMDTLAVIGHSDGTGLSPAYDVLRGGGEGLLVAFFGDLDEEQAAVAARMRRRSGGAIAFVLDGAAWLRDAAPASGPPGAGGPVLRALREAGWTALAVERGASLEELWRRADRERTGVGAASGGEGAR, encoded by the coding sequence CTGCGCCTATGTCCTCGGCCAGAGCGACCTGCTCCGCGTCGGCCTGCTGCTGGCGGCGCTGCCCCTGGTGTGCGCGACCGTGCTGTACCGCACCCGCTACCGGGTGGCGGGCAGCCGCCGGCTCTCCCCCGCGCGGGTCCCCGCCACCGGGGAGGCCCGGGTCCATCTGCGCGTCGAGAACGTCTCACGGCTGCCCACCGGCCTGCTCATGCTCCAGGACCGGGTGCCCTACGTGCTCGGCCCGCGCCCCCGGTTCGTCCTGGACCGGGTCGAGGCGGGCGGCCGGCGCGAGGTGTCCTACCGGGTCCGCTCCGATCTGCGCGGCCGCTACCCGCTCGGCCCGCTCCAGCTCCGTCTGTCCGACCCGTTCGGCATGTGCGAGCTGACCCGGTCCTTCTCGGCGTACGACACCCTCGTCGTGACGCCGCGCGTGGAGCCGCTGCCGCCGGTCCGCATGGGTGGCGAGGCCAAGGGGTACGGCGAGGGACGGCAGCGTTCCCTGGCGCTGGCGGGCGAGGACGACGTGATCCCGCGCGGGTACCGCTACGGCGACGACCTGCGGCGCGTGCACTGGCGCTCCACCGCCCGCCACGGCGAGCTCATGGTGCGCCGGGAGGAGCAGCCGCAGCGCGCCCGCTGCACGGTGCTGCTCGACACCCGGGGCGGCGCCTACGAGGGCGCGGGCCCGGACTCGGCCTTCGAGTGGGCGGTGACGGGCGCCGCCTCCGTCCTCGTGCACATGCTGGAGCGGGGCTTCTCGGTGCGGCTGCTGACGGACACCGGCAGCGTGGTGCCCGGCGAGGGCGCCGACGGATTCGCCGGGGCGAGCCAGCAGTCGGCGGACGCGGCCGGGCTGATGATGGACACCCTCGCGGTGATCGGCCACTCCGACGGCACCGGGCTGTCCCCGGCCTACGACGTGCTGCGCGGCGGCGGCGAGGGGCTGCTCGTGGCGTTCTTCGGCGATCTCGACGAGGAGCAGGCCGCGGTGGCCGCCCGGATGCGCCGGCGCAGCGGCGGCGCGATCGCGTTCGTGCTGGACGGCGCGGCCTGGTTGCGGGACGCGGCGCCCGCGTCCGGCCCGCCGGGCGCGGGCGGGCCGGTCCTGCGAGCGCTGCGCGAGGCCGGCTGGACGGCGCTCGCGGTGGAGCGGGGTGCTTCCCTGGAGGAGCTGTGGCGCCGGGCGGACCGGGAGCGCACGGGCGTCGGCGCGGCGAGCGGCGGGGAGGGCGCGCGATGA